One Pseudomonas entomophila genomic window carries:
- the ycaC gene encoding isochorismate family cysteine hydrolase YcaC — protein sequence MAFHYNRLDKNNAAVLLVDHQTGLLSLVRDIDPDRFKNNVLALSDLARYFKLPTILTTSFETGPNGPLVPELKEQFPDAPYIARPGNINAWDNEDFVKAVKATGKKQLIIAGVVTEVCVAFPALSALEEGFDVFVVTDASGTFNELTRDSAWRRMEAAGAQLMTWFGVACELHRDWRNDIEGLGTLFSNHIPDYRNLMTSYSKLAK from the coding sequence GGTACTGCTGGTCGACCACCAGACCGGCCTGCTGTCGCTGGTGCGCGATATCGACCCCGACCGCTTCAAGAACAACGTGCTGGCGCTTTCCGACCTGGCCAGGTATTTCAAGCTGCCCACCATCCTCACCACCAGCTTCGAAACCGGCCCCAACGGCCCGCTAGTGCCCGAGCTCAAGGAACAATTCCCCGATGCGCCCTACATTGCCCGCCCCGGCAACATCAATGCCTGGGACAACGAAGACTTCGTCAAGGCGGTGAAGGCCACCGGCAAGAAGCAACTGATCATCGCCGGGGTGGTCACCGAGGTTTGCGTGGCCTTCCCGGCGCTGTCGGCGCTGGAGGAGGGCTTCGATGTGTTCGTCGTCACCGACGCCTCCGGCACCTTCAACGAGTTGACCCGCGACTCGGCCTGGCGGCGCATGGAGGCTGCGGGCGCGCAACTGATGACCTGGTTCGGCGTGGCCTGCGAGCTGCACCGCGACTGGCGCAATGACATCGAGGGGCTGGGCACGCTGTTCTCCAACCACATCCCTGACTATCGCAACCTGATGACCAGC